In Dyadobacter subterraneus, a single genomic region encodes these proteins:
- a CDS encoding FAD-dependent oxidoreductase, producing MNLLKNKKIAVVGGGPGGLTMARLLQMNGADVKVYERGAHKHARMQGATLDLHEESGLKALKEAGLMDAFWKNYRPGADRLRIVDKNADVVYDDANEKENEQSRPEIDRGPLQNILLDSLAPDTVVWNSHFLSLSKQDDFWKLDFKNGNSALADIVIAADGANSKLRPYITSIRPFFAGITIVEGTVYHSEMKTPNIHKLLNGGKIFALDDEKTLIVSSKGDGSLVFYTGNKTRENWVRDCGIDFADNAQVLTWFKKEYLGWNGAWDELFENAVSNFTPRPQYCMPLDQTWESLPNLTMLGDAAHLMPPYAGEGVNMAMVDALELSQCLLNDDFINIHSAIASYEKQMLERSSETAKQTLESTEALHSPGASEWLISLIS from the coding sequence ATGAATCTTCTAAAAAACAAGAAAATAGCAGTTGTCGGAGGTGGCCCGGGCGGATTGACAATGGCAAGACTTCTTCAAATGAATGGTGCCGATGTAAAAGTTTATGAGAGAGGCGCTCACAAACACGCCAGGATGCAGGGAGCAACGCTGGATCTTCATGAAGAATCTGGTTTAAAAGCGCTCAAAGAAGCCGGACTGATGGACGCGTTTTGGAAAAATTATCGTCCCGGCGCCGATCGTTTGAGAATCGTCGATAAAAATGCAGACGTTGTTTATGACGATGCCAATGAAAAAGAAAATGAACAGTCCAGGCCGGAAATAGATCGCGGGCCACTCCAAAATATACTTTTAGATTCATTAGCGCCAGATACCGTTGTCTGGAACAGCCATTTTTTATCTCTTTCAAAGCAGGATGATTTTTGGAAGCTGGACTTCAAAAATGGTAACTCAGCACTTGCAGATATCGTCATAGCCGCAGATGGAGCTAACTCGAAATTACGTCCTTATATCACTTCAATAAGGCCCTTCTTTGCAGGAATTACGATCGTAGAAGGCACCGTTTACCATTCTGAGATGAAGACTCCAAATATTCACAAATTGCTGAATGGAGGCAAAATATTTGCCCTGGATGATGAGAAAACCCTGATCGTAAGCTCGAAGGGCGATGGAAGTCTTGTATTCTACACGGGAAATAAAACCCGTGAAAATTGGGTTCGAGATTGCGGTATTGACTTCGCCGACAATGCTCAGGTACTAACCTGGTTTAAAAAGGAATATTTGGGATGGAATGGTGCCTGGGATGAGCTCTTTGAAAACGCAGTTTCCAATTTCACACCGAGACCACAATACTGCATGCCGCTGGACCAGACATGGGAATCTTTGCCAAACCTGACCATGCTTGGTGACGCTGCACATCTCATGCCTCCGTACGCAGGTGAAGGTGTCAACATGGCCATGGTTGATGCATTGGAATTAAGCCAGTGTCTATTAAATGACGACTTTATAAATATCCATTCCGCCATTGCTTCATACGAAAAACAAATGCTTGAACGATCTTCTGAAACTGCGAAGCAGACTTTGGAGTCTACCGAAGCATTACATTCGCCCGGTGCCAGTGAATGGCTAATTTCTTTAATCAGCTGA
- a CDS encoding TetR/AcrR family transcriptional regulator gives MRPKNLEKEDAIKAVALQIISDEGLENLSMQKLAKAANVSPRTIYIKYESKEDFLIKLFIDEVLGSYEKAVLENFTEEMNFSEGVRKLWLNTFRYLVNNRHSFALLQYGKSSPLLNKAFQKSNIKQGQFFAPIHKFLKTNVATGVIRDLPGDVHRALLFSPLLDLMNEYFDYLERPEQIITEAMILECCEMVIKGILKD, from the coding sequence ATGAGACCAAAAAATTTAGAAAAGGAAGACGCAATCAAAGCCGTAGCATTACAGATAATCTCAGATGAAGGTCTGGAAAATTTAAGCATGCAAAAATTAGCAAAGGCTGCCAACGTATCTCCGCGAACGATATATATAAAGTATGAAAGCAAAGAGGACTTTTTGATAAAGCTTTTCATCGATGAAGTTCTGGGTTCCTATGAAAAGGCTGTACTTGAAAATTTCACAGAGGAGATGAATTTTTCGGAAGGTGTCAGGAAATTATGGTTGAACACCTTCCGCTATCTTGTCAACAACCGTCATTCTTTCGCCCTGCTCCAATACGGAAAATCGTCGCCTTTACTCAATAAAGCATTTCAAAAATCCAATATTAAACAAGGACAATTCTTTGCACCGATTCATAAATTTTTAAAAACGAATGTAGCGACAGGCGTAATTCGGGATCTTCCTGGTGATGTACACAGGGCTTTATTATTCTCGCCGCTCCTTGATCTCATGAATGAATATTTTGACTATCTGGAAAGACCAGAGCAAATTATCACCGAAGCTATGATTTTGGAATGCTGTGAGATGGTAATAAAAGGCATATTGAAAGACTAA
- a CDS encoding winged helix-turn-helix transcriptional regulator, which translates to MYQKKIPVSLDCGLHLFMEVVNGKWKANLIWSIYSGIKRPGELQRKLPNASRRVLDTQLKQLIDHGILYKITFDELPFKVEYELTVLGKSLIPAIMYVAQWGEDHRAELENLIKT; encoded by the coding sequence ATGTACCAAAAAAAGATTCCTGTTTCACTGGATTGTGGGTTGCACCTTTTTATGGAAGTGGTGAATGGCAAATGGAAAGCCAACCTGATCTGGAGTATTTATTCCGGAATAAAACGTCCCGGAGAATTACAGCGAAAATTGCCAAATGCTTCAAGAAGGGTTTTGGATACACAGCTGAAACAGCTTATCGATCACGGAATTCTTTACAAAATTACCTTTGATGAGCTTCCATTTAAAGTAGAATATGAGCTTACTGTACTGGGCAAATCTCTTATTCCTGCAATTATGTACGTAGCGCAATGGGGAGAAGATCATCGTGCTGAACTGGAAAATTTAATTAAAACCTAG
- a CDS encoding RNA polymerase sigma factor — protein sequence MSSSDISVSEMQLIENFIQGDRGSFSIIYKKYWYKLFLIASRRLNDKDTSEELVQEIFVQLWEKRSTLQIQSLENYLVRSIKYAVIDHIRSQIVKDNYISYYKTFLDQEESQTEELVAVNDMTFFMEKGLKSLPEKSQEVFRLSRMENWPVTKIATHLQLSEKGVEYHITKSLKTLRIYLKDFVAILLIYFFI from the coding sequence ATGAGCTCATCTGATATTAGTGTGTCTGAAATGCAACTCATTGAAAATTTTATTCAAGGAGACAGAGGCTCGTTTTCAATAATCTATAAAAAATATTGGTATAAACTTTTCCTTATCGCGAGCCGAAGACTTAATGATAAAGATACTTCCGAGGAATTGGTGCAGGAGATTTTTGTACAACTTTGGGAAAAACGCAGCACTTTGCAAATCCAAAGCCTGGAAAATTATCTTGTACGTTCAATAAAATATGCAGTTATCGATCACATACGCTCTCAGATAGTTAAAGATAATTACATCAGTTACTATAAAACGTTTCTCGACCAGGAGGAATCACAAACGGAAGAGCTTGTTGCAGTAAATGACATGACGTTTTTTATGGAAAAAGGCTTGAAGAGTTTGCCAGAGAAATCACAGGAAGTTTTCAGGCTGAGCAGAATGGAAAACTGGCCTGTTACAAAAATTGCTACTCACCTTCAACTGTCTGAAAAGGGCGTTGAATACCATATCACAAAGTCTCTCAAAACACTTCGGATTTATTTAAAAGATTTCGTCGCCATTCTATTAATATATTTTTTTATATAA
- a CDS encoding aldo/keto reductase, whose translation MKNKLFGTRTGLYASEIILGAASFGTRSGHGTDPEDARKILAAYADAGGNFIDIADRYQFGEAEEIVGEFINHQRGNFIICTKYTQSSEASPAIGNFGNHRKAMRQAVEASLKRLKTDYIDIYMPHFDDGVTPLEEIVRGFEDLVHSGKVLYTGLTNFPAWKAAAIASSTSLTAIQIEYNLLQRTPDRELIPMATKFGLGTMMYSPLAGGLLTGKYRKGETGRITLGANSEYQENELTKSIIDQLFVIAAELDITPGQVAFAWVLSKDAFPIVGARTINHIIDGLKAGQIQLSPEHIDRLNQLSAVTLGYPHDLLATVQK comes from the coding sequence ATGAAAAATAAATTATTCGGAACCCGGACGGGTTTATATGCAAGTGAAATCATACTGGGTGCCGCAAGTTTTGGAACGCGAAGCGGCCATGGAACCGATCCTGAAGATGCCAGAAAGATACTTGCCGCTTATGCCGATGCCGGTGGCAATTTTATAGATATTGCTGACCGTTATCAATTTGGTGAAGCCGAAGAAATTGTAGGGGAATTTATAAATCACCAACGCGGAAACTTTATAATTTGCACTAAATACACGCAAAGCAGTGAAGCCAGTCCCGCAATCGGCAATTTTGGAAATCACCGTAAGGCAATGAGACAAGCGGTAGAAGCAAGTTTGAAAAGACTAAAAACCGATTATATCGATATTTATATGCCGCATTTTGATGACGGTGTTACGCCTCTTGAAGAAATTGTGCGGGGATTCGAAGACTTGGTTCATTCAGGAAAAGTACTTTATACAGGTTTAACAAATTTTCCCGCCTGGAAAGCTGCCGCCATTGCAAGCTCGACATCTTTAACCGCGATTCAGATTGAGTACAATTTATTACAGCGCACGCCAGATCGCGAACTCATACCAATGGCAACAAAATTTGGGTTGGGAACAATGATGTATTCGCCATTAGCCGGCGGCTTGCTCACTGGAAAATATCGAAAAGGAGAAACAGGCCGAATTACGCTTGGCGCCAATTCAGAATACCAGGAAAATGAACTTACAAAGTCAATAATCGATCAGCTTTTTGTAATTGCAGCAGAACTGGACATTACACCTGGTCAGGTTGCTTTTGCCTGGGTCTTATCAAAAGATGCATTTCCGATAGTAGGAGCACGGACAATAAATCACATTATCGATGGCCTGAAAGCTGGCCAAATCCAGTTGAGTCCAGAGCATATCGATCGCCTCAACCAACTTAGCGCTGTTACATTGGGTTATCCTCACGACTTATTAGCGACCGTCCAAAAGTAA